A portion of the Nitrospira defluvii genome contains these proteins:
- a CDS encoding class GN sortase, producing MTRRRLKEQLLTGLVVGLLATSFWQIGEASYIVAKARLAQYLLQRAWTRALAGEPTPKPWPWADTWPVARLQLNRLSMDMIVLAGAYGRTLAFGPGHVGSSALPGETGTMILTGHRDTHFRFLKGVRLDDRVDLTGADGHTVHYRVTEQQVLDSRRDGIPLARDGQEVVFVTCYPFDAVTPGGPLRYVVRAERIN from the coding sequence ATGACTCGGCGCCGACTCAAGGAGCAGCTTCTGACTGGGTTGGTGGTGGGACTGCTCGCCACCAGCTTCTGGCAGATCGGAGAAGCATCCTATATCGTTGCGAAAGCCAGGCTCGCACAGTATCTGCTGCAGCGGGCCTGGACCCGCGCCCTGGCTGGTGAACCCACTCCGAAACCATGGCCTTGGGCGGACACCTGGCCCGTCGCGCGCCTGCAGCTCAACCGACTGTCGATGGACATGATCGTCCTGGCTGGCGCCTATGGCCGAACACTGGCGTTCGGGCCAGGACATGTCGGTTCGAGTGCGTTACCGGGAGAGACCGGCACCATGATTCTCACCGGCCATCGAGACACACATTTCCGGTTTCTCAAAGGGGTGCGACTGGACGATCGCGTGGATCTCACCGGCGCGGACGGACACACGGTTCACTACCGTGTTACAGAGCAGCAGGTGTTGGATTCGCGGCGGGATGGGATTCCGTTGGCACGAGACGGCCAGGAGGTGGTCTTCGTGACCTGCTATCCCTTTGACGCCGTGACGCCAGGCGGTCCGCTCAGATACGTGGTTCGGGCGGAGCGGATAAATTAA
- a CDS encoding glycosyltransferase family 87 protein yields MLVFYAGVLALSLLWWGAFRSTFVRRERCLLLALGVVGLWLWLWIWSLSEPSVPFSDFNVAYYPAGRAIIEDLPRLFRRCWDTPVCGFVNIPIVALLFTPFSMLTLRHAQWLFVALSLVGLVVTLLLLWSMTDREPSKRWAILLLFAMNGPLVYSLKEGNLTHCALLVLVAGVVCLDRGWERSAGGCFALAAIIKLPLLLFAVYFVGMKKWRAAFGYGLTLATISGLSLWYAGWASHVAWYREVILPLSDKGLSAFNVQSIEGVLLRLQDDARLYDWTPVAVSPDIRMAGRLCAALLFGLSCLLCLRRPGTRHRDTMYVELSMVLCLALLISPISWTHYYLFLLLPLSLYAGNRLPMPDRGGWLAAMTVATLLLAPPVTFTEGAVSRGLVEKLLLSHYVLGALLLWGVLAYARWRMVEVQQFRLVVTKHESARDRRAYSVPVSHVPDESPDRKIAG; encoded by the coding sequence ATGCTGGTGTTCTATGCGGGAGTCCTTGCGCTGAGCCTGTTGTGGTGGGGCGCCTTCCGGTCCACTTTCGTTCGCCGCGAACGGTGCCTCCTGCTGGCCCTCGGAGTAGTCGGGCTCTGGCTCTGGCTCTGGATCTGGAGTCTCTCCGAGCCCTCCGTGCCCTTCTCTGATTTCAACGTCGCCTATTACCCTGCAGGGCGTGCGATCATCGAAGACCTTCCCCGGCTCTTCAGACGGTGCTGGGATACGCCGGTCTGCGGATTCGTCAATATTCCGATCGTGGCGTTGCTGTTTACCCCGTTCTCCATGCTGACGCTTCGGCACGCGCAGTGGCTGTTTGTCGCGCTATCGCTGGTCGGTCTGGTTGTGACCCTGCTCTTGCTCTGGAGCATGACCGACCGGGAGCCGTCGAAACGATGGGCCATCCTGTTGCTGTTTGCGATGAACGGGCCGCTGGTGTACAGCTTGAAAGAGGGGAACCTGACGCACTGCGCGTTGCTTGTCCTGGTTGCAGGCGTGGTCTGTCTGGATCGCGGCTGGGAACGAAGCGCGGGGGGGTGTTTTGCACTGGCGGCGATCATCAAGCTTCCGCTGCTGCTGTTTGCCGTCTATTTTGTCGGGATGAAGAAGTGGCGTGCCGCGTTCGGATACGGGCTCACCCTGGCGACGATCTCCGGTCTCTCGCTTTGGTATGCGGGGTGGGCCAGTCATGTGGCCTGGTATCGGGAGGTCATTCTTCCCCTGTCCGATAAGGGGCTGAGCGCCTTCAATGTGCAATCGATCGAAGGGGTATTGCTGCGGTTACAGGACGATGCGCGCCTGTACGATTGGACGCCAGTGGCGGTGTCCCCGGATATCCGGATGGCCGGGCGACTCTGTGCGGCCCTGCTGTTCGGACTCTCGTGCCTGTTGTGTCTGCGTCGCCCCGGCACGAGGCATCGGGACACCATGTATGTGGAATTGTCGATGGTGCTGTGCCTCGCGCTGCTCATCAGTCCGATTTCCTGGACGCACTACTACCTCTTTCTGTTGTTGCCCTTGTCGTTGTATGCAGGGAACCGCCTGCCGATGCCCGATCGCGGCGGATGGCTTGCAGCGATGACGGTCGCGACGTTACTGCTTGCGCCTCCGGTGACATTTACCGAGGGAGCCGTTTCACGCGGACTGGTGGAAAAACTCCTCCTCTCCCACTATGTGCTGGGCGCGTTGCTGTTGTGGGGGGTGTTGGCCTATGCGCGATGGCGGATGGTAGAGGTCCAGCAGTTCCGGCTGGTTGTGACCAAGCACGAGTCGGCGCGGGATCGTCGGGCCTACAGCGTGCCGGTGTCTCATGTGCCGGATGAGTCTCCCGATCGAAAGATTGCCGGGTAG
- a CDS encoding efflux RND transporter permease subunit, protein MIERLVGFALAQRFMVCLAGLALLFGGLYAFHILDVVAYPDPSPPMIEVITQYPGWSGEQMERAITLPIEIALQGMPGLAEIRSLSIFGLSDIKVYFEFGTDYFRDRQEILNRLQLTVLPQNVQPTISPWSAIAEIFRYELTGEHVSLTDLKTTQDWQIRREFKRVPGVIDVSTYGGTTKEYHVELDPGQLMSYNVTLDQVMEGLAKSNTDVGGNYLTMGEQSFNIRGMGLIKKLDDISNTVVTQKEGTPVFIRNLGKTSIGSRVRLGKVGIDDRDDVVEGVVLLQRGAKALSVLDKVHEKVQELNTRKLPKGVQIKTFYDRTVLIHTTIETVIDILIAGVVLVSIILYVFLGHFRTAMIVALTVPVALLFTFGMMVLGGQSANLISLGAVDFGIIVDSTLIMVESIFYHLAHKSSQGVTVPMHVMRAAREVGRPIFFATTIIVIAFLPLFTMTGVPGKVFAPMSLTYGFALSGALLMAFTLAPALCSLLLTGTIKERDTAVVEFLSRRYMALLDWGLRREWLVVGIAVAVLVVAMAAVPFIGGEFMPALEEGNIWMRTTLPVDISFEQAARLVTDIRGVFRQFPEVISAASQLGRPDDGTDPTSFFNAEFLVTLKPFKEWRAEVPTKKALIDQIEQRLGVIPGVTFNFSQAIQDNVQEAMSGVKGENAVKLYGSDLQTLEQLAKQIETVMKGVQGVKDLGVLHLLGQPNLVIEVNREECARYGLKVDDVNDVVQAAIGGQAVTRIYEGERWFDLVVRFLPEFRKDIESIGNIVVSTPDGARIPLKQLASITEQTGAFIVYRENNERYIPIKFSVRGRDLEGTVRDAQERIEQQIQLPAGYRIEWHGEFDQLQEEKARLARIVPITLGLILILVYLVLNNFRDALLVLAAVPFSLVGGVLALLVTGTHFSISAAVGFISLFGVAVQGALILISRMQDLLREGWDVREAIMKSAEVRMRPVLMTSLAAAIGLLPAAVANGIGAQSQQPLARVVVGGMLTSAALILFVLPVLYQLLHRYRRRPASSEAAVAGGHMGQNGGRADTLSAGTTLPG, encoded by the coding sequence ATGATTGAACGGCTGGTGGGCTTTGCCTTGGCGCAGCGATTCATGGTCTGTCTTGCCGGACTCGCCCTGCTGTTCGGCGGCCTCTATGCGTTCCACATTTTAGACGTGGTCGCTTATCCCGATCCTTCGCCGCCGATGATCGAGGTCATCACGCAATATCCCGGTTGGTCCGGCGAGCAAATGGAGCGGGCCATTACGTTGCCCATCGAGATCGCGTTGCAGGGCATGCCGGGGCTGGCGGAAATCCGCTCCCTCTCGATCTTCGGGTTGAGCGACATCAAAGTCTACTTCGAGTTCGGTACCGACTATTTCCGCGATCGACAGGAAATTCTCAATCGGCTGCAACTCACGGTGTTGCCGCAGAACGTGCAGCCGACCATCTCGCCCTGGTCCGCCATTGCCGAAATCTTCCGCTACGAACTGACCGGTGAACACGTGTCGCTGACGGATTTGAAGACGACACAGGACTGGCAGATCCGGCGCGAGTTCAAACGGGTCCCCGGCGTGATCGATGTGAGTACCTACGGCGGTACGACCAAGGAATATCATGTCGAGCTCGACCCCGGTCAGCTGATGAGCTACAACGTCACCCTCGACCAGGTCATGGAGGGCCTTGCCAAGAGCAACACCGACGTCGGCGGCAACTATCTGACGATGGGGGAGCAGAGCTTCAACATCCGGGGCATGGGGCTGATCAAAAAACTCGACGATATTTCGAATACGGTCGTGACGCAGAAGGAAGGCACGCCGGTGTTCATTCGCAACCTCGGCAAGACCAGTATCGGATCACGGGTGCGGCTGGGCAAGGTGGGCATCGACGATCGGGATGATGTGGTCGAAGGCGTCGTCTTACTGCAGCGTGGGGCCAAGGCCCTGTCCGTGTTGGACAAGGTGCATGAGAAGGTGCAGGAACTCAACACCCGCAAGTTGCCGAAGGGGGTCCAAATCAAGACCTTCTATGACCGCACGGTGTTGATTCATACCACCATCGAAACGGTCATCGATATTTTGATCGCGGGCGTCGTGCTGGTGTCGATCATCCTCTATGTGTTCCTGGGCCACTTCCGCACGGCGATGATCGTCGCGTTGACGGTACCGGTCGCGCTCTTGTTCACGTTCGGCATGATGGTGCTCGGCGGGCAGTCTGCGAATCTGATTTCGTTGGGCGCGGTGGATTTCGGCATCATCGTCGACTCCACCCTCATCATGGTCGAAAGCATTTTTTACCATCTCGCACATAAGTCTTCACAGGGCGTGACGGTGCCCATGCATGTGATGCGGGCGGCGCGCGAGGTCGGCCGTCCGATCTTTTTCGCCACCACGATCATCGTCATCGCGTTTCTGCCGTTGTTCACCATGACCGGGGTGCCGGGGAAGGTCTTCGCGCCCATGTCGCTGACCTACGGGTTTGCGTTGAGCGGGGCATTGCTCATGGCGTTCACCCTGGCGCCGGCCCTGTGCTCGCTGCTGCTGACCGGCACCATCAAGGAACGGGACACGGCGGTCGTGGAGTTTCTCAGCCGGCGGTACATGGCCTTGTTGGATTGGGGCCTGCGCCGTGAATGGCTGGTGGTCGGGATTGCGGTGGCGGTCCTCGTGGTGGCGATGGCGGCAGTGCCGTTCATCGGCGGCGAATTCATGCCTGCGCTGGAAGAAGGCAACATCTGGATGCGCACCACCTTGCCGGTGGATATTTCCTTCGAGCAGGCGGCTCGCCTGGTGACGGACATTCGCGGCGTGTTCAGACAATTTCCGGAAGTCATCAGCGCGGCGTCGCAATTGGGGCGACCCGACGACGGCACCGATCCCACCAGTTTCTTCAACGCGGAGTTTCTCGTAACGTTGAAACCCTTCAAGGAATGGCGGGCTGAGGTGCCGACGAAGAAGGCGCTGATCGATCAGATCGAGCAACGGTTAGGCGTGATTCCCGGGGTGACATTCAATTTCTCCCAGGCGATTCAGGACAACGTCCAAGAGGCGATGTCGGGCGTGAAGGGAGAGAACGCCGTGAAACTCTACGGCAGTGATCTGCAGACATTGGAACAGCTCGCAAAACAGATCGAGACGGTGATGAAGGGTGTGCAGGGCGTCAAGGACTTGGGCGTGCTGCACTTGCTGGGCCAACCCAATCTGGTGATCGAAGTCAATCGTGAGGAATGCGCGCGCTATGGGTTGAAGGTCGATGACGTCAACGATGTGGTGCAAGCCGCTATCGGGGGGCAAGCCGTGACCAGGATCTACGAGGGCGAACGATGGTTCGACCTCGTCGTTCGCTTTTTGCCCGAGTTCCGGAAGGACATCGAGTCGATCGGCAATATCGTCGTCAGTACGCCGGACGGCGCGCGCATTCCGCTCAAGCAATTGGCCTCCATCACGGAGCAGACCGGCGCGTTCATCGTGTACCGCGAGAATAACGAACGGTATATCCCGATCAAGTTCAGCGTCCGCGGCCGTGACTTGGAAGGGACCGTGCGGGACGCGCAGGAACGTATCGAGCAGCAGATCCAGTTACCGGCCGGCTACCGGATCGAGTGGCACGGGGAATTCGATCAGTTGCAGGAAGAAAAAGCCCGTCTCGCCAGGATCGTGCCGATCACGCTGGGATTGATTTTGATTCTGGTCTATTTGGTATTGAACAATTTTCGGGACGCGTTGCTCGTGCTGGCGGCGGTGCCCTTTTCGCTCGTCGGCGGGGTGCTGGCGCTGTTGGTCACGGGTACGCATTTCAGCATTTCGGCGGCGGTCGGATTCATCTCGCTGTTCGGCGTTGCCGTGCAAGGCGCGTTGATTCTCATCAGTCGCATGCAGGATCTGTTACGTGAGGGATGGGACGTTCGCGAAGCGATTATGAAAAGCGCGGAGGTGCGGATGCGTCCGGTCCTCATGACGTCGCTGGCTGCGGCCATCGGACTGTTGCCCGCCGCCGTTGCGAACGGGATCGGCGCACAGTCGCAGCAGCCGCTCGCGCGGGTGGTGGTGGGCGGCATGTTGACCTCGGCCGCCTTAATTCTGTTCGTGTTGCCCGTGTTGTATCAACTGCTGCATCGCTATCGGCGGCGTCCGGCCTCTTCTGAGGCGGCTGTCGCCGGGGGGCACATGGGGCAGAATGGTGGCCGGGCCGATACCCTGTCGGCGGGAACGACGTTACCCGGGTAG
- a CDS encoding cytochrome P450, with translation MSDEVQSFTLAKVPGGTRVLGHLQAFKTSPLETMAQWWRQYGDALRFRLGPKLIHLLSHPDLAEEILVHQSDRFVKVYDPRRPSGLALVLGSGLVTSSGEVWKRHRRIIQPIFHRSRMAAMADRMVQVGEQRLADWARQEGQAVDIAAEMMQLALEVISQTMFTTSMAHHIDRINQSLRVSLRFAFDSFHNPLRLPLWVPTAHNREFRAAMQFLDGLIYELLTERRRSRVRHDDLLDLLLQARDEETGTGLSDQELRDEALTIFAAGHETTANALAWTWYLLATHPEAKARFHEEIDRVLRGRTPNAGDLAQLPYTRAVFDEALRLYPPAVAIQRKTTTPVTVHGLALPAGAIILIGVYNLHRHPAFWPDPDRFRPERWLKEGQPEARYAYLPFGAGPRACVGTHFATVEGPLLLALIGRRYDPQLAQAQVEPELMVTLRPKGGIRMILHPRRSVASGAAV, from the coding sequence ATGTCGGATGAGGTTCAATCGTTTACGCTGGCGAAGGTTCCCGGCGGCACGCGTGTGCTCGGTCATCTGCAGGCATTCAAGACCAGTCCATTGGAGACGATGGCGCAGTGGTGGCGTCAATACGGCGATGCACTCCGCTTTCGGCTCGGCCCCAAGCTCATCCACCTGCTCAGTCACCCCGATCTCGCCGAAGAGATTTTGGTCCATCAGTCCGACCGGTTCGTGAAGGTCTACGACCCCCGGCGACCTTCTGGCCTGGCGCTGGTCCTCGGCAGTGGATTGGTGACCAGCTCGGGGGAGGTCTGGAAACGGCACCGGCGCATCATCCAGCCGATTTTTCACCGTTCCCGCATGGCGGCGATGGCCGACCGAATGGTCCAGGTGGGCGAACAACGCCTCGCCGACTGGGCGAGGCAGGAGGGGCAAGCGGTCGACATCGCCGCCGAGATGATGCAGCTGGCTCTGGAAGTCATCTCACAAACAATGTTCACCACCAGCATGGCGCACCATATCGATCGGATCAACCAGTCGTTGCGCGTGAGCCTGAGATTCGCGTTCGATTCGTTTCATAATCCGCTGCGCCTCCCCCTCTGGGTGCCGACTGCGCACAATCGGGAATTCCGCGCCGCGATGCAATTTCTTGACGGGTTGATCTATGAGCTGCTCACCGAACGGCGCCGGAGCAGGGTGCGCCACGACGACCTGCTTGATCTCCTGCTTCAGGCTCGTGACGAGGAGACGGGTACCGGCCTGAGCGACCAAGAACTGCGCGACGAAGCCCTGACCATCTTCGCTGCGGGGCACGAAACGACCGCAAACGCACTGGCCTGGACCTGGTATCTCCTCGCCACCCATCCGGAAGCGAAGGCCCGCTTCCATGAGGAAATAGACCGAGTGCTGCGAGGACGAACGCCGAACGCCGGCGATCTTGCGCAACTCCCCTATACCCGTGCCGTCTTCGATGAAGCACTTCGGCTCTATCCGCCCGCCGTCGCCATTCAGCGCAAGACCACAACACCCGTCACGGTTCACGGACTCGCCCTGCCGGCCGGCGCGATCATCCTCATCGGCGTCTACAACCTGCACCGGCATCCGGCCTTTTGGCCGGACCCCGACCGGTTTCGACCGGAACGATGGTTGAAAGAGGGCCAACCCGAGGCTCGATATGCCTATCTCCCCTTCGGTGCCGGGCCCCGAGCCTGCGTCGGCACACACTTCGCTACGGTGGAGGGCCCGTTGCTCCTTGCGCTGATCGGCCGGCGTTACGATCCCCAGCTGGCCCAGGCGCAAGTCGAACCGGAACTCATGGTCACGCTGCGCCCCAAGGGCGGCATCCGGATGATCCTTCACCCACGGCGCTCTGTGGCGAGCGGCGCCGCCGTGTAA
- a CDS encoding glycoside hydrolase family 15 protein, which produces MAYHPIENYGIIGNMRTTALVGRHGSIDWLCFPHFDSPSVFAAILDDKKGGRFSIAPLGNEVTTKQFYWPDTNVLITRFLSSQGVGEIEDFMPVGGTGPDLFHQLIRRVKVVRGRMTFRLHCDPAFDYARTTHQTHLNSTGAVFSTPALTLGLATTLPLKQAEQGVFAEFTLGRGEHAVCVLREIEAGGCCGATLPDDHAQRVFETTVQFWQDWISHSRYTGRWREMVSRSALALKLMTFEPTGAIVASPTCSLPEEIGGVRNWDYRYTWIRDSAFTLYGLIRIGFTREATAFMEWLDARARNDRPEPGPLQIVYGIDGRTDLSEYTLDHLDGYRGSRPVRIGNGAYAHLQLDIYGELLDSVYLYNKHVNPISYHHWLRVRNSLDWLCENWTREDEGIWEVRGGRRHFVYSKLMCWVAFDRGLRLAQKRSFPADHLKWLSMRDRVYEEIMTKGWDESRGTFVQSYGSDSLDASNLIMPLVHFLSPSDPRMRRMLNAINRPPDEGGLVSDGLVHRYDAATGADGLDGTEGTFNMCSFWLVEALTRMGRTDRPKLDEAQLLFERMLGYANHLGLYAEETGTNGEALGNFPQAFTHLALISAAFNLDRALDEG; this is translated from the coding sequence ATGGCCTACCACCCCATCGAGAATTACGGCATCATCGGTAACATGCGTACGACGGCATTGGTGGGGCGCCACGGCTCCATCGATTGGTTGTGTTTTCCGCATTTCGATTCCCCAAGCGTGTTTGCCGCGATCCTCGACGACAAGAAGGGCGGCCGTTTCAGCATTGCTCCGCTCGGCAACGAGGTCACGACCAAACAGTTCTACTGGCCCGACACCAATGTCTTAATCACGCGATTTCTGTCGAGCCAAGGCGTGGGCGAAATCGAGGACTTCATGCCGGTCGGCGGAACCGGGCCGGATCTCTTCCATCAATTGATCAGACGCGTCAAGGTCGTGCGCGGTCGTATGACGTTTCGGCTTCACTGTGATCCAGCGTTCGATTATGCACGCACCACACACCAGACTCATCTGAACTCCACCGGCGCCGTTTTTTCAACCCCCGCGCTCACCTTGGGACTTGCGACCACCCTGCCGTTGAAACAGGCTGAGCAAGGCGTGTTCGCCGAATTCACTCTCGGACGCGGGGAGCATGCGGTGTGCGTGCTTCGGGAAATCGAAGCGGGCGGGTGCTGCGGGGCCACGCTACCCGATGATCATGCACAACGCGTCTTCGAAACCACCGTGCAGTTTTGGCAGGACTGGATCTCCCACAGCCGCTATACAGGACGGTGGAGGGAAATGGTCTCCCGCTCTGCACTTGCACTCAAACTCATGACGTTCGAACCCACCGGAGCCATCGTCGCTTCGCCGACGTGCAGCCTCCCGGAAGAAATCGGCGGCGTGCGCAACTGGGATTATCGCTATACCTGGATCCGGGATTCAGCCTTTACGCTCTATGGGCTCATTCGCATCGGCTTCACGCGAGAGGCCACGGCATTCATGGAGTGGTTGGATGCGCGCGCCAGAAACGATCGGCCCGAGCCGGGCCCGCTGCAGATCGTCTACGGCATCGACGGGCGCACCGATCTGTCCGAATACACGCTCGACCATTTGGACGGGTACAGGGGGTCACGGCCCGTGAGAATCGGCAACGGCGCCTATGCGCATTTGCAGTTGGACATCTACGGAGAACTGTTGGACTCCGTCTACCTCTACAACAAGCACGTCAATCCGATCTCCTACCACCACTGGTTGCGCGTTCGGAACTCACTCGATTGGTTGTGCGAGAACTGGACCCGTGAAGACGAGGGCATTTGGGAGGTGCGCGGCGGCCGCCGGCATTTCGTCTATTCAAAACTCATGTGCTGGGTCGCCTTCGACCGCGGGTTACGGCTGGCCCAAAAGCGCTCGTTCCCGGCCGATCACCTGAAGTGGCTGAGCATGCGCGACCGAGTATACGAAGAGATCATGACCAAGGGCTGGGACGAGTCACGCGGCACCTTTGTGCAATCATACGGAAGCGACTCGTTAGATGCGTCCAACCTGATCATGCCGTTGGTCCATTTTCTCTCCCCGTCGGATCCGAGAATGCGCCGCATGTTGAACGCAATCAACCGGCCGCCGGACGAAGGCGGCCTGGTATCCGACGGGCTGGTGCACCGGTATGACGCCGCCACCGGAGCCGACGGGTTGGATGGTACGGAAGGCACGTTCAACATGTGCAGCTTCTGGCTCGTGGAAGCGTTGACGCGGATGGGACGCACGGACCGACCGAAACTGGACGAAGCGCAACTATTGTTCGAACGGATGTTGGGATACGCCAACCACCTCGGTCTTTACGCAGAAGAAACGGGAACCAACGGCGAGGCCTTGGGAAATTTCCCGCAAGCCTTCACTCATCTCGCCCTGATCAGTGCTGCCTTCAACTTGGATCGGGCACTGGACGAGGGTTGA
- a CDS encoding Fic family protein, whose translation MYIWELPEWPHFRWNAEHLLNPLGQAHLKQGRPLGKMMQLGFELRLEAELLALTEEAVKSAEIEGERLDPSSVRSSVARRLGVPGAALGPEDRRTEGMVAMMLDATSQLDTPLTRERLYGWQAALFPTGYSGVRKIKTGGWREDADGPMQVRSGPVGREKVHFQAPPAERVDAEIEMFLAWLNEPLTIDGILHATIAHLWFVTIHPFDDGNGRIARALAERSLARSEQSPQRFYGLAGQIHRERPEYYASLEVTQKGDLDITPRMLWFVECVSKAIDAAETGFADVLRKAGFWQRHTGLALNERQRKVLNRFLDGFEGKLTARKWAAFAKCSMPTAQRDIKELIDRGVLIRNEGGSKNTSYSLTPVPE comes from the coding sequence GTGTATATCTGGGAACTACCCGAATGGCCACACTTCCGTTGGAATGCTGAGCACTTGCTCAACCCGCTCGGCCAGGCCCACCTGAAGCAAGGTCGGCCCCTTGGAAAAATGATGCAATTGGGCTTCGAGCTGCGGCTTGAGGCTGAACTTCTGGCTCTCACGGAAGAGGCCGTCAAAAGTGCAGAAATAGAAGGCGAACGATTGGATCCGTCGAGTGTCCGCTCCTCGGTGGCACGCCGGCTTGGTGTTCCTGGGGCCGCCCTTGGTCCAGAAGACCGACGCACTGAGGGCATGGTTGCGATGATGCTCGATGCGACGAGCCAACTGGATACCCCTCTCACCCGGGAGCGACTGTATGGGTGGCAGGCTGCGTTGTTTCCAACTGGCTATTCCGGTGTGCGCAAGATAAAGACCGGGGGGTGGCGGGAGGATGCCGATGGCCCCATGCAAGTACGCTCAGGTCCGGTCGGACGTGAGAAGGTTCACTTTCAAGCGCCCCCAGCTGAGCGAGTGGATGCTGAGATAGAGATGTTTCTCGCATGGCTGAATGAACCCCTCACTATCGACGGCATCCTCCATGCAACAATCGCACACCTCTGGTTTGTCACCATCCATCCATTCGACGATGGGAACGGCAGGATTGCGCGAGCGCTAGCAGAACGGAGTCTTGCACGCTCGGAACAATCCCCCCAGCGATTCTATGGCCTGGCGGGACAGATTCATCGCGAGCGCCCCGAGTATTATGCCTCGCTCGAAGTCACTCAGAAAGGTGATCTCGACATCACGCCGCGTATGCTGTGGTTTGTTGAATGCGTGTCCAAGGCGATCGATGCTGCCGAGACGGGATTCGCGGATGTGCTACGTAAGGCAGGGTTCTGGCAACGCCATACCGGTCTCGCCCTCAATGAACGCCAACGGAAAGTGTTGAATCGATTTCTAGACGGGTTTGAGGGCAAGCTGACAGCGAGAAAATGGGCAGCGTTTGCGAAATGTTCGATGCCCACTGCCCAACGTGACATCAAGGAACTGATTGATCGAGGGGTGCTCATTCGCAATGAGGGTGGCAGTAAGAACACAAGTTATAGCCTCACGCCAGTCCCAGAATAA
- a CDS encoding tetratricopeptide repeat protein has translation MAITMKSFGWVLALSVVVLCSASFAAPSGTGAVPSADKRTPRALAREAYYQIEANVFSRAQLQDAYTKINLAADQNRNEAFIYVAVSLGTLVGGYTIGDWYDLTTFGGTVVQDALGHARQAVSLDPDLGAAHAQLARVLIVKKEFLEAAEHIAKAKALDQDSFYPWYFEGIWHEKQGHVPEATHAFDRAQQAATLPHHSMLVLVHRASVAKIGGDAALQEQLLKKGIALNPDSAYAYGDYAAFLMCKGRYREAIVQWEKAIHIAPFPRAVSQLEKAKQYLAEERTKTAQAKPKTGCA, from the coding sequence ATGGCCATAACCATGAAATCGTTCGGCTGGGTGCTTGCGCTCAGTGTGGTTGTCCTCTGCTCAGCCTCCTTTGCTGCCCCAAGTGGGACGGGCGCAGTTCCATCCGCAGACAAGAGGACGCCACGGGCACTGGCCCGTGAGGCCTATTATCAAATCGAAGCCAACGTGTTCAGTCGAGCACAGCTGCAGGATGCCTATACCAAGATTAACCTGGCGGCAGATCAGAACCGCAATGAGGCGTTTATTTATGTCGCGGTCTCGCTGGGAACCCTGGTCGGTGGATATACCATTGGCGACTGGTATGATCTCACCACGTTTGGTGGAACAGTGGTGCAGGACGCATTAGGCCATGCGCGGCAGGCAGTGAGCTTGGATCCGGATCTTGGCGCAGCGCATGCGCAGCTGGCACGGGTCTTAATAGTCAAAAAAGAGTTTCTCGAGGCCGCCGAACACATTGCGAAAGCCAAAGCGCTTGACCAAGATAGCTTCTACCCGTGGTATTTCGAGGGCATCTGGCATGAGAAGCAAGGTCACGTGCCCGAGGCGACTCACGCCTTTGATCGCGCGCAACAGGCGGCAACACTTCCACACCATTCGATGTTGGTTCTAGTGCATCGGGCAAGTGTGGCGAAAATCGGAGGCGACGCTGCGTTGCAGGAACAGCTGCTGAAAAAGGGCATCGCCTTGAATCCGGACAGCGCCTACGCGTATGGCGACTATGCTGCGTTTCTGATGTGCAAAGGCCGCTATCGAGAAGCCATCGTACAGTGGGAAAAGGCCATTCACATTGCTCCCTTCCCACGCGCGGTGTCGCAACTTGAGAAGGCCAAACAATACCTTGCAGAAGAGCGAACGAAAACAGCTCAGGCGAAACCGAAGACGGGCTGTGCCTGA
- a CDS encoding DUF433 domain-containing protein produces the protein MDNRIVVDSKICGGRPTIRGTRIMVKNILGMVAGGYTMAGIIEAYPELTNNDVTAALEYASQVIDEAKVIPRA, from the coding sequence GTGGATAATCGTATCGTTGTCGATTCCAAAATCTGCGGCGGAAGGCCCACCATTCGAGGCACCCGCATTATGGTGAAAAACATTCTCGGCATGGTGGCCGGTGGCTATACCATGGCTGGCATCATTGAGGCGTACCCCGAATTGACCAACAACGATGTCACTGCCGCGCTTGAGTATGCCAGCCAGGTGATTGACGAAGCGAAAGTCATTCCGCGTGCCTGA